Part of the Acidimicrobiales bacterium genome, GGGAACCAGTTCCGTGGCGTCGGACTGTTCGTCGGTAGCGAGCTCAGGGCAGTCGCGATCTGGCGGGTACCCAGCCTGTACGGATACCCGCCACCGCCTTCCAGCTGGGAGATCTGCTATCTCGCCAGCCACTCGAGCCACGCCCGCCAGGGCTACGCCTACCGGCTGAAGGTCGAGGTGCTCAGGCGGGCGAGCGCTGAGGGCATCCAGCGGGTGATCTCCTACGTCCATTGGGACAACGCAGCGATGCTGTCGCTGAACGACAAGCTGTACGCCCGACGCAGCAGGATCGCAGGGGACGACGAGTTCGCCCTCTGCGTCTGCATCGTCGACGAGTGTCTGCACCGCCTGAGCTTCTAGTGGTCGCTTTCCTGCGCCATCTGCCGGGTTGAGCGGGGGGTTCTGAGGGGGGCCAACGCCCACAGTGGCCCTGCCGCGCCCGGGGGTGCCTTGTCTGGTGGGAGGTTGTGGGGTAATTTCCCACGCTGTGGAGCAGAGTGGCACCGGAGGTGAGGAGCAGACCGGGGCGGTGGTGGCACCGGCGCGCCCGGCCGGGCCCCGCTTCTTCACCGGTTCGTTCGACCACTCGGTCGACATCAAGCACCGCCTCGTGCTGCCGTCGCCGTTCCGCACCCGCCTCGCGGAGGGCGCCTACCTGGGCCCGCTCGACGGCTTCCTGGGCCTCTGGCCCGAGGACGGGTTCGACGCCGTGCTGGAGCGCTGGTCCGACGGCGTCGGCCTCGGCATCGTCTCCGAGGAGGCCTACGAGGCCTTCATGGCCGCCACCTTCTACGTCCAGCCCGACGGCCAGGGCCGCATCCAGGTGCACAAGGACCTGCGGGGCTACGCCGAGATCGACGGTCCCGTGATGGTGGTCGGCGCCCGGGAGCGCATCGCCGTCTGGGCGAAGGACAGCTGGGACCAGCGCCAGGACTCCATCCCCGAGGGCCCCCACGCCGCCCTCCGCCAGGCCGCCAAGGACTTGAAGCTATGACGGTCAACTGCAGCGAAGCGCTGTTGACGCCGCTTGGGGTGGCGGCGGGGTGGTTGGACGGGCTGTGAGCGGCACCGAGCGCCCCGAGGGCCCCGAGGGCCCCCGCTTCGAGCACACCCCCGTGCTGGTCGACCTGGTGGTCGAGCTGTTCGGGCCGGTGCCCGCCGGCGTCGTGGTCGACGCCACCGTGGGCGGCGGCGGGCATGCCGCGGCCCTGCTCGACGCGCACCCGCACCTGTCGGTCGTCGGCCTCGACCAGGACCCCACCGCCGTCGCCGCCGCCCGCCGGCGCCTGGCCCGCTTCGGCGACCGGGCCACGATCGTCCGCGCCCGCTTCGACCGCCTGGCCGACACCCTCCACGACCTGGGCCACGAGGCCGCCAGCGGCACCTTCTTCGACCTGGGCGTCAGCTCGCCCCAGCTCGACCGGCCCGAGCGGGGCTTCAGCTACCGCGAGGACGGCCCGCTCGACATGCGCATGGACCCCGACCACGGTCCCAGCGCCGCCGACATCGTCAACCACGCCGAGGTCCACGAGCTGGCCCGCCTGCTGCAGCGCTACGGCGACGAGCGCTTCTCCCTGCGCGTCGCCCGGGCCGTGGTCGCCGCCCGCCCGATCTCGGGCACCAAGCAGCTGGCCGAGGTCGTGCGCGACGCCATCCCCGCCGCCACCCGCCGTACCGGCGGCCACCCCGCCCGCCGCACGTTCCAGGCGCTGCGCATCGCCGTCAACGACGAGCTCGACATCCTGCCGGGCGCCATCGACGACGCGATCGACGTGCTCACCCCCGGTGGGCGCTGCATCGTGCTCGCCTACCACTCGGGCGAGGACCGCATCGTCAAGGCCCGCTTCCGCCACGCCGCCACCGGTGGCTGGACCGGTCCGGCCCAGCTCCCGCCGCCGCCACACATCCATCCCGTCGTGACCCTGTTGCGTCGTGGGGCCTGGAAGGCCTCGCCCGCGGAGGTCGCGGCGAACCCCCGTTCGGAGGCCGTGCGAGCCCGCGCGGTCGAGAAGCTCCCCCTCGAAAAGGTGGCCTAGTCATGGCAACGGTCCACGTCCCCCGTGCATCCCGTGCGCTTCGTGGCGAGACGGCTCCGCAGACGCTTCCGGTCGAACGCACCCACCTGCGGGTGGTGCGGCCGGGAGCGCGGCGGCGGCCCATCCGGCTGACCCCACGGGCCGGCGTCACCATGGTGGTGCTGCTGTTCGTGGCGCTGTTCCTGGTGGCGGTGAGCCACGCCCTGCTCATCGAGAGCCAGATCCACCTCGACGAGCTCGACAAGCAGGTCGCCGAGGAGCAGGCCCAGTACGAGGACCTGCGTCACGAGGTCGCCGACCTGGAGTCGCCCGACCGCATCCAGTCGGCCGCGGCCGACATGGGGATGGTGCCGCCCGGCGAGACCGTGTGGATCACCCCCGAGGAGCCGGTCGCACCACCCGACGACCAGGCCGAGGCCGACGAGGACTCGCCGGACACCAGCTACACCGACGTCAAGCCGTATCTCGGTTCTTCGACGCCCTGACCGGAGCGGTGACAGCACCGTGAGCGCCACCCGGCGGAGCTCCCCACCCCGCCGGTCAGCGGCGGCGAACAAGGGCAAGGGAACGACCAATCGCGGGCACGACGGCTCCCCCCGTCGTGCCCCGGCCTCGACGTCCTCGGGCGCCGCGTCCCCGACGCGCGCCCGGGGCAAGGGCAAGGGCACCGGCACGACGACGAAGCGGCCGCCGGGCACCCGGCCCCCGCGGTCGGACCCGGCCTCGCGCACAGCCGAACCCTCCACCTCGACGAAGCAGTCGCCCCCGCCGTCGCGCCCCCGGCGCCCGCGGGTCGGGCCCGGCGAGCCGCACCGGCGCGCGGTCACGTTCCTCGGGATCATGGTGGTGCTGTTCGGGCTGGTCGGGCTGCGGCTGGTGATGGTCCAGGTCGTCGGCGCCGACTACTGGGCCAGCTACGGCGAGAACCAGCGGATCACCCCCATCCAGCTGGTGGCCGGACGGGGCGCCATCTTCGACCGCAACGGCTACGACCTGGCGATCACCGTCCAGCAGCCCACGTTCGTCGCCGACCCCCGCCTGATCACCGACCCGGAGGCCACGGCCGCGACCCTGGCCCCGATCCTGGGCCTCGACGCCCCGAAGCAGGAGGAGCTGCGGCAGCGCCTCGCCAAGGACGCTTCGTTCGTCTACGTCGCCCGCCAGGTGCCCACGGAGGTCGCCGAGAAGATCGAGGCCGAGAAGCTCGACGGCATCTGGTCGATCGACGAGTCGAAGCGCTTCAACCCGGCCGGCGAGCTGGGCCGCTCGCTGCTGGGCCGCGTCGGCGTCGACAACGAGGGCCTGTCCGCCCTGGAACTGCAGTACGACGACAACCT contains:
- a CDS encoding septum formation initiator family protein — translated: MATVHVPRASRALRGETAPQTLPVERTHLRVVRPGARRRPIRLTPRAGVTMVVLLFVALFLVAVSHALLIESQIHLDELDKQVAEEQAQYEDLRHEVADLESPDRIQSAAADMGMVPPGETVWITPEEPVAPPDDQAEADEDSPDTSYTDVKPYLGSSTP
- the rsmH gene encoding 16S rRNA (cytosine(1402)-N(4))-methyltransferase RsmH: MSGTERPEGPEGPRFEHTPVLVDLVVELFGPVPAGVVVDATVGGGGHAAALLDAHPHLSVVGLDQDPTAVAAARRRLARFGDRATIVRARFDRLADTLHDLGHEAASGTFFDLGVSSPQLDRPERGFSYREDGPLDMRMDPDHGPSAADIVNHAEVHELARLLQRYGDERFSLRVARAVVAARPISGTKQLAEVVRDAIPAATRRTGGHPARRTFQALRIAVNDELDILPGAIDDAIDVLTPGGRCIVLAYHSGEDRIVKARFRHAATGGWTGPAQLPPPPHIHPVVTLLRRGAWKASPAEVAANPRSEAVRARAVEKLPLEKVA